The Acidobacteriota bacterium genome includes the window GGGCGGCGCGTCGGAGGTCGAGCTTCGCGGCGATCCCGTGCGGCTGCGGCAGATCGTCTGGAACCTGCTGTCGAACGCGGTCAAGTTCACGCCGGCAGGAGGCTCGATCCAGGTCACCGTGCGGGTGGATGGCGATCAGGGGGTCATCGCCGTGGCCGACACGGGGCAGGGCATCTCACCCGCGTTCATGCCGTATGTCTTCGACCGTTTCCGGCAGGAGGAGTCCTCGCCCTCCCGCGCGGCGGGCGGGCTGGGCCTCGGGTTGTCGATCGCCAAGCACCTGGTCGAAGCGCACGGCGGACGGATTGACGTCGAGAGCGAGGGCGTGGGCCGCGGCGCGACGTTCACCGTGCGCCTGCCGCTCGCGAGGTAGGTTCCGGGTTCCGGGTGAACCCAGAACCCAGCACCCTCTAGAACCCGCTTACGTTGAGCCGTCCTCCCGTGACCGTCTTGCCGGCGAGCGAGGCGGTCGGCGCCACGCTGTTCAGGATCGCGGCCTTGAGAGACGCGCCGCGGTCGGCGTGCGTCGCGGCATACAGGGCCGCGCCGCCGCTGACGTGCGGGGTCGCCATCGACGTCCCGCTGTAGGACGAATACGTGTTGAAGGCGGTCGTCGAATACACGCCGGAGCCGGGCGCGGCCAGGTCGACGGTCTTCGCGCCGTAGTTGGAGAAGGACGCGAGCGTTCCGTCGCTTCTGAGCGCCGCCACCGCGATCACCGCATCCCAGCCCGCACCCGCGGTCGTGTCGTAGTTGCTCGGGTAGCTGGCCGTCGTGTCGTTATTGTCGCCCACGCCGTCCGAGCCGCCATTGCCCGCCGCGGCGACGAACAGGATGTTGTTCCGGGCGCCAGCGGTGATCGCATCCAGGAGCGCCTGCGAGAATCCGCCGCCACCCCACGAATTGCTGGTCGCGACGAGGTCGAGGCCGTGGCGGATCTTCAGGTCCGTGAAGTAATTCACGGCTTTGACCGCGTTGGCGGTCGTGCCGCCGCGGCGTCCGAGGAACTTGCCCGAGATATACGTCACCTGCCAGTTGACGCCGGCCACGCCGGCCCCGTTGCCACCCTCGGCGCCAATCGTGCCGGTCACGTGCGTGCCGTGGTCGTCCGCGGTCCCGCTCTTGCCGCCGTCGTAGATGGTGTTGTTGTTGCCGTCGAAATCCCATCCGTGGATGTCGTCGACGTAGCCGTTGCCGTCATTGTCGATGCCATCGGCGGGGTCGAACGGGTTCGTCCAGACGTTGGCGCCGAGGTCCGGATGTGTGAACTGGATGCCCTCGTCGATCACGCCGATGACGACGCTGCGCGATCCCGTGTGGTTCGCCGCCCACGCTTCGCCGGCCTGGCTGCCGTACTGGTTCGCCGGTGCGGTGGCGTCGCCGTACATGCCCCACAGCGAGCCGTTCGTGTAGTAGGGGTCGTTCGATGTGGCCGCGTGGTAGTAGACGAAGTTCGGTTCCGCGAATTCCACCGCGGGGTCGGACTGCAGCCCGCGCACCGCTGCGGCGACCGTGACCCCGGGGGGCACGCGTGCGAGTTCCAGATCGCCCTTGCCGTCACTGCGCGCGTCCGCGGCAGCGACCGTTTCGTCGAACTCCGCTCTGACGCGGGCGCGCGCGCGCCCTTTTTCCGCGTCTGACGTCCCCGCGCGGAACTGGATCAGCACTTCACCGGGCACGAACTCCGCCCCGCCGGCGGCCGCCAGGCTGGCGTGGCTGCCGCCCTGTTGCGCCAGGGGCGTCGAGGGGTTTGACATGCCGGCGACGTACACCATGAACATCACGAACCCGACCTGCAACAACACGCGAGCGCTCCTCAATCGGATCACGACGCCTCCTCTGGCAGAAGTGCCTCCATCGACCGACCCGGATGGGGTCGGACGATCTGACCGCGTGAGGATACTGAAATCGCGCGCCTCTGTCTCGCTTGTCGGTGTTTGTCCTACACGGGGCGGGCCAGCGCGGTGGCGATCGCGGTGATGGTATTCCAGTTGCGCGTGGTGACCGGCACCCCAAAGATCCGGTCGAACGCGCCGAGGTAGCTGATGGCCTTCATCTGGCGCCGGTACACGCCGAAGACGAACCGGTCGTCTCTCGCAAGGATCTTCAGCAGCCACTTGTCGCTGGAGGGAAAGAACATGGGCATCGACGGCGCCGAGCGCGGACGCCGGGACAGGACGCTCACGAAGCGGACGACGTCGGGTCGCGCGGGCTGGTCCGCGAAATGATTGTGGGACATCAGCCGCACAATCTCGCGGCCCTCGCAGATCATGATCTCAGTATCAAAGGGAAGCCTGCGTGCCAGTTCAGCGCGGAGTTGCGCTCGGGCGACTGGCCGCCGGATCACGAAGGTGCCCGCCGCGCCGATGTTGATGGCATCGAGATGCTTCAACTGTTCGGCGAGCGTACTCGGTCGGAAGGTTCTGCACCCGCCGACGTTCACCCCTCTCAGAAGAACCACGAGTGCCACGAGTTTCTCCTGACAGCCTTCGCGCGGCCTGCCGAGCCGGTCCGCCTTCGCGGCTGCGAGCTCTCGTGCCCTAGGGCGCGAGCGATTATTGGCCACGACGATTATCTGAAAGTGCTGAAGGCCGTGCGGACGCACGTGAACGCGATCGAGGCGCGCGTCCAGGAGGAGATCAGGCAGGCCAGCAAACAACGAACCTTGTCGTTGTAGACAGCGGCTGGGCTCCGATCTGGCGCCGCCCCTGCGATCACCTGATCATCATCATCATCATCATCATCGCCATCGGCACCGGCGGCGGCATCCTCATGGCGGTCACCACCACCATCATGGTCATCATGACGGCGTCCCCGCCGCCACCGCCCCCACGCCAAGGCCGCCCCGCAAATTCTTGGTACCTGCCCGACCCGCGCACGCACCACGCTAACGCCGCCGCAACCCGCGCGGCAACGGCTTCAAGTCGCTTGGTTCGATGAGGAGCATTACTTCGATTTCTCTCCACGCGCCGTGGTGGAGAAGCGGCGCTTCAGCGACTGAGAACGGGCCTCCCGCCGTTTCGCCCAAAATCAACCCTGTGTTCGCGCCGTCGAAAGCGGGGCTTTCACTTCCGAGCGACCCAGGCCCCACAGAACGCCCGCGATGCAATAATATGTGTCAAAACCCTCTGAATTAGGGTGTTTTGATACATTACATTGCTTAAGTTGGCCGCGTGGCCGACCCTTACTACATCGGCGAGGCGGCCAACATCCTCGGGACCGCCAGCCGCCGCTTTGACTGGAACAAGGCCGCTGATTATCTCGAGCGTATCAGCTCCGGTGCTCTTGTGCGGCGTGTCGGCTGGATCGCCGATCACGTCAAGGCGGACGTTCCTCCTGAAGCGCAAGAAGATCAGCAAGGACCGTTAGATGCTCAGACGCCCCCAAGTGCAGCGCTACGCCGCCCCTTCGGGCAGCGCCGCATCGCGCAGCTTGAACAGGCTCAGGAGCAAGCGCGCCATGAATGGCGAGGATGATCCTTCATCGGCGAATTTCTTGACCACCCAGCTCGTCTCATCCGGCCGCACCACCATGTTCGATTGCCGGTGAAACCGCGCCAGCATGCCCTGGAAATCGGCTTCGGTGATCGGCAACGCGTACGAAATCTGCAGCCCCGGCCGGCGCACGAGGCCGCTCTTGGCTGCAACCGGCCCGAGAAAGACTAGCAACATCTCCAACGGCAGCTCGCCGCGCCGCAAGATGACCCACCACGAAGGACAATATGCGGTTCAGCGTGGCAGCGCCCGAGGGCTTCATCACCATGACGATGTACATGGGCGCGGCGTAGGAGAGCGTCTCTCCGGGCAGGAGGAAGTCGCCCGTGACGTTCTCGCCGGGAAACTGCGCGCTGTATTGAACGAGCCCCGTGTCGGCTACCGCGACCATGTCCGGCCATAGCGTCGCCGGCATTTCGGTGTTCAGACGCTGCATCTCTTCGGCGACGGCTTCGAGATTCAACTGCGAGCGCCGGGCGAGAATCACGCCGAGTAATTCGCTTCGCCGTCCGGCGTCACCCGACCGCGGCGTCTCCTGCCACAGCCGTTTCGCCCCGGCGATGCGCGCATAACCCTCGCGAAAGTTTTCGAGGCTCAATGTGAACACCACGCAGGCAAACGGCGCGCTCTGCCGCCCGCCCACTCCCTCGAGCGTTGCCGGACCTGCCAGGTATGGCCGGCCCACGAACGTGGACACGAACGCGCCAAGGGTTCGCGCAAGCGAATCCCTCTCCGCCGCCAATACCGCACGCCCGGCTTCAAGCACCCTCTCCGGCAGAGTCATGTCCAATCACATCGCTTGCTTACGCCTCGATCCGCCGCGCCCTTCATGACCGCGCGCGCGGAAGCGGCACGGGCGGCGGCGGCTTGCCTTGCAGCCCGTCGCGCACCAGACCGCCGATGAAAGCCGCAAACGGGCCGATGTCCTGCTTCACGCTCGCGGATTCGAGCGTGGCCATGTACTCGTCACGCCGCTCAAGGGGAACGATGGTCCACGGATAGCCGCCCGCAGCCATCATCACATTCATCAGGAAGCGCCCCATCCTTCCGTTGCCGTCCATATAGGGATGGATGTAAACGAACACGAAGTGCCCGAGCACGGCGCGCACAGCCGGTTCAGGCTCCGACGCGAGAAGCTCGAACAGCGCCGGCATGCAATCGCGCACCGCCTCGCGCGGCGGCGGCACATGCATCGAGCGCCGGATATAAACCGGTCCGCTGCGGTAGCCCGCCAGATCGGCAGCGCTGATGATGCCCGCGCTCACACTCGGTCCGAACAGCCGCCGGTACCAGCCAGAGTGATCATCGTGGCTGACCATCCCCGGATTGTCGCCGCGCAGCACTCTCCCGATACTCGCCTTCACAGCGCCGAATGCATCGTAGTACCCGCGCGCGGCGAGCGCATTGCGGTTCTCACGATCCTCGGCGTTCTGATCGGGATTCCACGCACCGCTGCGCACGCGTTCGATGAGCTCGCGGCTAACCCGGTAGCCCTCAATCGACAGGGAGTGGTAGGCATCGTTCACATACACTTCCTCAACGGCTTTCAGATACGTCTCCAGCTCGCGGGAGAGTCCGGGCGCGGCAGGAAACACATCCAGCGCAGGCTGACGCATCGCATCCCACATCAAGCGGATGCGGTTCACGTAGGGCGAAATGTCACGCCCGGCCAGCACGATGCCCGGCCGGTCCTCAAACGGATCACTCTCCCGCACCGTGTAGCCGGCCGCCGCCATCGTTTTGAGAATCTCGTCGGCGATACGCTCCTGTCCGACATTGCGGAACGCGCCGGCCAGGCGCCCGGCGATCGTGCTGTGGCCGCCCTCGAGCAGGACGGCGAGCACGTCAGAGGCGTCCTTGACGCCCGCCATGGCTGCGCGCACATCCGTTGCCGCGCGGCCGAAGTGCTGCTCCGATATCGTCACCAGCGCCGCCGGAACTGAGAACAGCCGCAGACCATCGCGCTCGACGACCTCGCTGTCTTTGGGCATCGCATAGCGCACATCAAACAGCGACGTGCCATGCGGCAGCGCGGTGGGCTTGTTGCCGCCCTTGGGCGTGCGCACGAGCAACTGCGCCGGCACGGCCCTGTTACCGGCGTGCAAGGAGAGCGATTGCTCGGGAGAAAGGCACCAGTCCTTCCCGAAGCGCGCGGCCAGATAGGCGGCGCAGAAATCCCAGAACGAGGCGTACCACGGCGTGCTGTCGCCCGGCGCCTCGTCCGGCCGCGCGGGGATGTACCAGCCCTTGATCACTTCCCGCAGGAAACCGGCGCCGAGCAGGCGCTCGCGGTGCGTACGACTCAAATCAGCGGAGCGGATTGCCACGACGCTGCGCGCCTGCAGCGCGTGCAGGGCATCAAGAGACTCAGCCAGCTTTTCCTGCGGCGTTGCCATCGCTTCTATCCAGGGTCATGGGCGCGGCGGGCCATTTATAGGGAATGGCGCCGCGCATATCATAGGTTATTGAGTTGTAGCATTTATAGGTTATTGCGTCAAGCAAATCGTAGGTTATTGTGCTCCACGGCCAGCAGGACCCAGGTTCTTCCGCAGAAACACGATGGCCAGACTGTTTCGAGCCCGCCTTGCGCGGGCCACACCAAACAAGCCTCGCAGCAACGCATCAAGGGGAGGCCGGACGGCGGCAGAGAGTCTTGCGGGGAGGGTGGCTGATCCCGGTCAACCCGGGAATCGAGGCCTCGATAACAGCCAGTCTTAGTCTAAGGGGCCTAACCCAAGCCATCTCTGGCCGGGGTATTCACGATCGTCAAGTTTCTAAGCCAAAAAACTTGACACTTCCCGGCGAAAGCGTCCGCGAAGGGAGCCGAAGCCCCTTCTTGACAACAGACTTGACAACATGACAACCAACGGCCTCTCAGAATAGCCGTAAGTTATTGGTGCGGAAGAAAGGATTCGAACCTTCACGGGATTGCTCCCGCCAGCCCCTCAAGCTGGTGCGTCTGCCAGTTCCGCCACTTCCGCGAGGAGGTGGTCGCGGCCCTGAGGACCGCGACGCTTCTGTCTGCTTTACCGCGTTACTGCCCGACGACCGACGCGCCGCCGCGCTGGCCGTAGACGGCGAGCGCGAGCGCGCCGATGAGAAACAGCGCGCCGAGAATGGCCGAGGCGCGCGTCAGCACCGTGCCGGCGCTGCGGGCGCCAAACGCCGACTGCGTGCTCCCGCCGCCGCCAAACGCGCTGGCGATGTCCCCCCCTTTGCCCTGCTGCAGCAGGACGACCAGCAGCAACAGGAAGCAAACGAGGACGTACACGGAGGCGAGCAGGTAGTAAAGCATAGCTGCCGATTATACCGTGGCCTGCCGGCTTCGCGCCACTATCTCGAAGAAGCTGCGCACCTCGAGGCTGGCGCCGCCCACCAGCGCGCCGTCGACGTCGGGCAGCGCCACGAGGTCCCGCGCGTTGTCCGGTTTGACGCTGCCGCCGTAAATCACGTGGCACTGGTCCGCCGCCGGGCCGCCGAACCACTGGCGCAGCCGCGAGCGGATGTGCGCGTGCGCCTCGTTGGCCTGCGCCGGCGTGGCGTTTCGCCCGGTGCCGATCGCCCACACCGGTTCGTAGGCGACCACGAGCGAGGCGACCTGCTCGCCGGTCACCGCGTCGAGCCCATCCTTCATCTGCCGGTCGAGCACCGCCATCGTCTCGTTGCGCTCGCGCTCCTCGAGGGTCTCGCCGATGCAGACGATGGGCGTCAGCCCGGCCGCGAGCGCGGCAATCGTCTTGCGATTGACCGTCGCATCCGTCTCGTGAAACAGGCGGCGGCGCTCCGAGTGGCCGATGATGACGTACTCGGCCCCCGCCTCCTTGATCATCGCCGCGCCGATCTGCCCCGTGAACGCTCCCTCGCGCTCCCAGTGCATGTCCTGCGCGGCGATGCCGATATTGGCGTTGCGCGCCGCCTCCGCGGCGGCATGGATCGCCGTGAACGGCGGCGCGATGACGATCTCCGCATCGGCGATGTCCTTCACGAGGCTCCGGAATTCCTTGATGTAGACGACCGCATCGTGCACGGTCTTGTACATCTTCCAGTTGGCGGCGATGAACGGCACACGCATAGAGATCACCAAATCACCAAATCACCAAATTCATTTATCGGGCAACACCGCCACCCCCGGCAGCGTGCGGCCGCCCAGGAACTCCAGCGATGCGCCGCCACCGGTCGAGATGTGCGTCACGCGGCCGGCCACCCCGGCCTTCTTCACCGCGGCAATCGAGTCGCCGCCGCCGATGATCGTCGTGCCGTTCACGTCGGCAACGGCCCTGGCCAGCTCGATCGTGCCGCGCGCGAAGTCGTCGATCTCGAAGACTCCCATCGGCCCGTTCCAGACCACCGTCTTCGCCGACGCGATCCGGCCCCGGTACCGGCCGATGGTCCTCGGGCCGATGTCGACCCCCATCCGCTGCCCGATCGCCGCGTCCCCCACGTTCAGCATCTCGTGCGGCGCACCCGCTTCGAGCTTCGCCGTGACGAGGTGATCGATCGGCAGCTCCAGGTCGAGGCCGCGCTCGCGCGCGCGGCGCTCGATCTCGCGCGCGGCGTCCTGGAGGTCCGCCTCCACGAGCGAGGCGCCCACGGGCACGCCGCGCGCCAGCAGGAACGTGTACGCCATCGCCCCGCCGATGACGAGCGCGTCGACCCGCGCGAGGAGATTCTGGATCACTTCGAGCTTGTCGGACACCTTCGCGCCGCCAAGCACAGCCACGAAGGGGCGCTCGGGGTCTCCAAGCGCACGGCCGAGGTACTCGATCTCGGCCGCCATCAGCAGCCCGGCGGCAGCCGTCTTCACGTGGTGCACGATCCCCTCGGTGGAGGCGTGCGCGCGGTGGGCCGAGCCGAACGCGTCGTTGACGTACACGTCAGCCAGCGCCGCGAGTTGCCGCGCGAAGCCGGCGTCGTTCTGTTCTTCCTCCGGGCGGAACCGCAGGTTCTCGAGCAGGACGATTCCCCCGGGGCCATGCTGCCCCGCGCGCTGCACGGCGGCCTGCGCCGGATCGCCCACGCAGTCTTCCGCGAACTCGACCGGACGCCGCAGCAGCTCGGACAGCCGCGCCGCCACCGGACGCAGGCTCATCTCGGGGTTCGGTTTCCCCTTGGGCCGCCCGAGATGCGACGCGCAGATCACCGTCGCACCCTGATCGAGCGCGTGGGTGATGGTCGGCAGCGACGCGGTGATCCGCGTCTCGTCGGTGATCCGTCCTCCCCTGATCGGGACGTTGAAATCGACGCGCAGGAAGACGCGCTTCCCGCGCACGTCGATGTCGCGGATGGTCTTCTTCACCCTGACGGCTCCTACAGGCCCTTTTTCGCCATGAACCGGAGCAGGTCGACGCAGCGGTTGGAGTAGCCCCACTCGTTGTCGTACCACGCGAGGACCTTCACGAAGTCGCCGTCCATGACCTTCGTGTACGGCGCGTCGAGAATCGCCGAGTGTGGATTGCCGCGGAAGTCGATCGAGACGAGTTCCTCGTCCGAATACTGGAGCAGCCCCTTCAGCGATCCGGTGGACGCCTGCCTGAACGCCGCGTTCACCTCGTCTGCCGTCGTCTTCTTGTCGAGGACGGCCGCCAGGTCCACGATCGACACGTTGGGCGTCGGCACCCGCATCGAGATGCCGTCCAGTCTTCCCTTCAGGTCCGGCATGACCTCGCCGACCGCGAGCGCCGCGCCGGTCGTGGTCGGAATGATCGAGACTGCCGCGGCGCGCGCGCGCCGCAGGTCCTTGTGCGGCAGGTCGAGCAGCTGCTGGTCGTTCGTGTAGGAGTGGATGGTCGTCATCCAGCCCTTTTTGATCCCGAACGCCTCGTGGAGCACCTTCGCGACCGGCGCCAGGCAATTGGTCGTGCACGACGCGTTGGAGATGATCTGGTGCTTCGCCGGGTCGTACGTGTCGGCGTTGACGCCGAGCACGAGGCTCACGTCGGGTCCCTTGGCCGGCGCCGTGATGATGACCTTCTTCGCCCCGGCCGCCAGGTGCTTGGCGGCGTCGTCGCGCTTGGTGAAGAGGCCGGTGGACTCGAAGACGACGTCGACGCCGAGATCCTTCCAGGGGAGCTGGGCCGGGTCTTTGACCGAGAGCACCTTGAAGCTTTCGCTGTTGACGGTAATCGTGTCCCCCTTGGCCGCGATGGCGGCGTTGAGGTTCCCGAGGATCGAGTCGTACTTGAGCAGGTGTGCCAGGGTGGCGGCGCTCGTGAGGTCGTTGACCGCCACGAAATCGATGTCCGTCGAGCCCATGGCGGCCCGCATGATGTTGCGGCCGATACGGCCGAACCCGTTAATTCCGACCCTGATAGCCATCCGTTGCCCTCCTGCGGCGAGCGATGAGTCCAGAAACTTTCTGATCGTATCCGCGGCTTGCCGGAGGGTCAAACGGCGCGATACAATTCGATTTCCCTGATAAATCCGCGGTGTATCTCCTCTACAGCACTGCCTCGGTCCTCTTCGTCCTGCTGGTTTCGCCGTACTTTCTGTACCAGGCGGTCCGGTACAAGAAGTACATCGGCAGCCTCCGCCAGCGGCTCGGGTACCTGCCCGTGTCGTTCAACCTGGACGCCGACGAGTCGATCTGGATCCACGCGGTCTCGGTGGGGGAGGCGCTGACCGCACGGGCGCTCATCGAGCAGCTCCGGGCTCGATATCCCCGGCTGCGGGTCTTCCTGTCCACGACGACCATGACCGGGCAGCAGGTGGCGAAGACGCACGTCCGCGGCGTGGACGGCGTGTTCTTCTTTCCCTTCGACCTGGGCTTCATCGTCCGGCGGACGCTCCGGATCGTGCGGCCGAAGCTCTTCGTCGTCATGGAGACCGAGCCGTGGCCCAACCTGCTGCGGGAATGCCGCCGGCGCGGGGTGCGGACGCTGCTCGTCAACGGCCGCATCTCGTCGCGGTCGTACCCGCGTTACCGCCTGGCACGCGCCTTCTTCCGGCGCGTGCTCGTCGATCTCGACCGCGCCTGCATGCAGAGCGAGGAATCGGCGCGGCGGCTGATCGACATCGGCATCGACCCGAAGAAGGTGACGGTCACCGGCAGCCTGAAGTTCGACTCGCTCGAGCTGCCGGGCCACGGCGAGGCCGCGGCGGCCGCGCGCGGCAGCTACCGCGTGCTGCGATACTTCCGGGTGCCGGACGAGCGGCCGGTCATCATCGCGGCGAGCACGCTCAGGGGAGAAGAGGAGCCGGTGCTGCGTGCCTTCGCGCGCGTCAAGCGCGAGATCCCGGCGGCGCTGCTCGTCATCGCGCCACGAAAGCCCGAGCGGTTCGCGGAGGCCGAGGCGCTCGCGATCGACGCGGGCTTCACGGTGGCGAAGCGGACCGAACTGCCGGTCGACGGCGCGCCGCGGACCGACGTCGTCATTCTCGACACGATTGGGGAGCTTGCGCAGCTGTACCAGGTGGCGACGGCGGTGTTCGTCGGCGGCAGCCTGGTGGACGCCGGCGGGCACAACATCCTCGAGCCGGCCGTGTTCGGCAAGCCGATCGTCATCGGGCCGCACATGTCGAACTTCGCGGAGATCGCGCGCGCCTTTGTCGAGAACGGCGCGGCGGAGCAGGTGCCCGACGCCGCCGCCCTCGAGGCCGCGTTGCTCGCGCTCGTCACCGACCCGGTCCGCCGGGCGCGCCTCGGCGCCGCGGCCCGCGCCCTCGTTGAAGCGAACCGCGGCGCCCGCGGGCGGACGCTGGAGGTTGTCGCCGACCTGCTTCCCTACGAAGGTCACTCCGGCCACGGCGTCGTGCGGCCGTTCCGGCGGGTCCATTGATCTCCACCCTAGTGGCCGCCTTCGCGCGGCGCCGCCGTGCTGCCTGCGCCGCGCACCCGGAGCGTCGCCGCCGGCTGGAGCGGCCCGTCATCAGCATCGGCAACCTCTCCATGGGCGGGACGGGAAAGACGCCGCTCGTCGCACACGTCGCCAGGCTGCTGCTCGCCGCGGGGCATCGACCCGCGATCCTCAGCCGCGGGTATGCCCGCCCGCGGGTCCTCGAGGGGGTCGTGGTGGTCAGCGACGGCACACGCGCGCTCGCGCCGTACGCGACCGCGGGCGACGAGCCGCTCATGCTCGCGCGCCAGGTGCCGGGTTGTGCGGTGGTGGTCGCTCCCGACCGCTACGTGGCGGGAGCGCTTGCCGAACGCCGGCTCGGCTGCACGGTGCACGTGCTCGACGACGGGTTCCAGCACCTGTCGCTGGCGCGCGCGCTCGACATCGTCATCGTGAGCGGGCGCGACATGAGGGATCGCGTGCTGCCGTTCGGCCGCTTGCGCGAGCCGCTCGACGCGCTGGCCGCCGCCGATGCCCTCGTCGCGCAGGCCGGCGATGAGGTGGACCCGGGCGGACGGCCGCTGTTCCGGATGATGCGGCGCGTCGCGGAGCGGCGCGACGAGCCGGCGCTGGCCTTTGCCGGCATCGGCCGGCCGGCCGCCTTTTTCCAGGCGCTCGAGGAAGCGGGGTGGACGGTCGTGGCACGCGTGGAATTCGCGGATCACCATTCGTACTCGGCGCGCGATCTCGAACGCCTTGCGCGCGACGCGACGCGGGCGGGCGCGCGCATCCTGGTGACCACCGAGAAAGACGCGGTGCGGCTCGAAACGCTGCCGCCGCCCGCCCTGCCCCTGGTCGCCGCGCCGCTCGAGGTCAGCGTCGAGCCGGCCGCCGAATTCGCAGCCATGCTGCACGCGGCCTGCGGCAGAGGGAGCGCGACATCGTGAAGCCGACGAGGTGGGTGGATCGCCTGCGCTTCCGGCTGGAGTACGCGGCCGTCCTCACCGTGCGCGCGATTGTCGGCGCGCTGCCGTACCGGGTGGCGGACGCGATCGGCACGGCGATCGGGCTGGCGATCTACGCGATCGATCGGGGGCACCGGCGCCTGGCGATCGCCAATCTCCAGGCGGCGTTCCCGCACCGCAGCCGGCGCGAGTGCGTGGCGATTGCGCGGCGCACGTTCGGTCATTTCGGCCGGCTGCTGACGGCGCTGCTGAAGTTCAGCACCATGACGCCGGACGAGATCCGCTCGCGCGTGGAGTTCTCCGGGGAAGAGCGCGTCGAGGATGCGCATGCGCTCGGGCGGGGCGTGCTGCTGTTCACGGGCCATTTCGGCTTCTGGGAGCTGAACGCGCTGGCGCACGCGCTGCGGTTGCCGCCGCTCGCGGTGCTCGCGCGGGCGCTGGACAACCCGCACCTGCACGCGCTGCTCGAGCGCGTCCGCACGGCCACCGGCAACTCGGTGATTTACCGGCGCGGCGCCGTCCGGCGCGTGCTGCGCGTCCTCGGCGGCAACGGCGGCGTCGCGATGCTCATCGATCAGCACATGCAGAGCGCCGATGCGGTGGTCGTCGAGTTCTTCAACCGGCCCGCGTCCACCACGTCCGCGCTGGCGGCGATT containing:
- a CDS encoding 3-deoxy-D-manno-octulosonic acid transferase, translating into MYLLYSTASVLFVLLVSPYFLYQAVRYKKYIGSLRQRLGYLPVSFNLDADESIWIHAVSVGEALTARALIEQLRARYPRLRVFLSTTTMTGQQVAKTHVRGVDGVFFFPFDLGFIVRRTLRIVRPKLFVVMETEPWPNLLRECRRRGVRTLLVNGRISSRSYPRYRLARAFFRRVLVDLDRACMQSEESARRLIDIGIDPKKVTVTGSLKFDSLELPGHGEAAAAARGSYRVLRYFRVPDERPVIIAASTLRGEEEPVLRAFARVKREIPAALLVIAPRKPERFAEAEALAIDAGFTVAKRTELPVDGAPRTDVVILDTIGELAQLYQVATAVFVGGSLVDAGGHNILEPAVFGKPIVIGPHMSNFAEIARAFVENGAAEQVPDAAALEAALLALVTDPVRRARLGAAARALVEANRGARGRTLEVVADLLPYEGHSGHGVVRPFRRVH
- a CDS encoding DUF1697 domain-containing protein; translated protein: MFAGLPDLLLDARLDRVHVRPHGLQHFQIIVVANNRSRPRARELAAAKADRLGRPREGCQEKLVALVVLLRGVNVGGCRTFRPSTLAEQLKHLDAINIGAAGTFVIRRPVARAQLRAELARRLPFDTEIMICEGREIVRLMSHNHFADQPARPDVVRFVSVLSRRPRSAPSMPMFFPSSDKWLLKILARDDRFVFGVYRRQMKAISYLGAFDRIFGVPVTTRNWNTITAIATALARPV
- the secG gene encoding preprotein translocase subunit SecG is translated as MLYYLLASVYVLVCFLLLLVVLLQQGKGGDIASAFGGGGSTQSAFGARSAGTVLTRASAILGALFLIGALALAVYGQRGGASVVGQ
- a CDS encoding S8 family serine peptidase, translating into MSNPSTPLAQQGGSHASLAAAGGAEFVPGEVLIQFRAGTSDAEKGRARARVRAEFDETVAAADARSDGKGDLELARVPPGVTVAAAVRGLQSDPAVEFAEPNFVYYHAATSNDPYYTNGSLWGMYGDATAPANQYGSQAGEAWAANHTGSRSVVIGVIDEGIQFTHPDLGANVWTNPFDPADGIDNDGNGYVDDIHGWDFDGNNNTIYDGGKSGTADDHGTHVTGTIGAEGGNGAGVAGVNWQVTYISGKFLGRRGGTTANAVKAVNYFTDLKIRHGLDLVATSNSWGGGGFSQALLDAITAGARNNILFVAAAGNGGSDGVGDNNDTTASYPSNYDTTAGAGWDAVIAVAALRSDGTLASFSNYGAKTVDLAAPGSGVYSTTAFNTYSSYSGTSMATPHVSGGAALYAATHADRGASLKAAILNSVAPTASLAGKTVTGGRLNVSGF
- a CDS encoding phosphoglycerate kinase gives rise to the protein MKKTIRDIDVRGKRVFLRVDFNVPIRGGRITDETRITASLPTITHALDQGATVICASHLGRPKGKPNPEMSLRPVAARLSELLRRPVEFAEDCVGDPAQAAVQRAGQHGPGGIVLLENLRFRPEEEQNDAGFARQLAALADVYVNDAFGSAHRAHASTEGIVHHVKTAAAGLLMAAEIEYLGRALGDPERPFVAVLGGAKVSDKLEVIQNLLARVDALVIGGAMAYTFLLARGVPVGASLVEADLQDAAREIERRARERGLDLELPIDHLVTAKLEAGAPHEMLNVGDAAIGQRMGVDIGPRTIGRYRGRIASAKTVVWNGPMGVFEIDDFARGTIELARAVADVNGTTIIGGGDSIAAVKKAGVAGRVTHISTGGGASLEFLGGRTLPGVAVLPDK
- a CDS encoding Fic family protein, which encodes MATPQEKLAESLDALHALQARSVVAIRSADLSRTHRERLLGAGFLREVIKGWYIPARPDEAPGDSTPWYASFWDFCAAYLAARFGKDWCLSPEQSLSLHAGNRAVPAQLLVRTPKGGNKPTALPHGTSLFDVRYAMPKDSEVVERDGLRLFSVPAALVTISEQHFGRAATDVRAAMAGVKDASDVLAVLLEGGHSTIAGRLAGAFRNVGQERIADEILKTMAAAGYTVRESDPFEDRPGIVLAGRDISPYVNRIRLMWDAMRQPALDVFPAAPGLSRELETYLKAVEEVYVNDAYHSLSIEGYRVSRELIERVRSGAWNPDQNAEDRENRNALAARGYYDAFGAVKASIGRVLRGDNPGMVSHDDHSGWYRRLFGPSVSAGIISAADLAGYRSGPVYIRRSMHVPPPREAVRDCMPALFELLASEPEPAVRAVLGHFVFVYIHPYMDGNGRMGRFLMNVMMAAGGYPWTIVPLERRDEYMATLESASVKQDIGPFAAFIGGLVRDGLQGKPPPPVPLPRARS
- the gap gene encoding type I glyceraldehyde-3-phosphate dehydrogenase; translation: MAIRVGINGFGRIGRNIMRAAMGSTDIDFVAVNDLTSAATLAHLLKYDSILGNLNAAIAAKGDTITVNSESFKVLSVKDPAQLPWKDLGVDVVFESTGLFTKRDDAAKHLAAGAKKVIITAPAKGPDVSLVLGVNADTYDPAKHQIISNASCTTNCLAPVAKVLHEAFGIKKGWMTTIHSYTNDQQLLDLPHKDLRRARAAAVSIIPTTTGAALAVGEVMPDLKGRLDGISMRVPTPNVSIVDLAAVLDKKTTADEVNAAFRQASTGSLKGLLQYSDEELVSIDFRGNPHSAILDAPYTKVMDGDFVKVLAWYDNEWGYSNRCVDLLRFMAKKGL
- a CDS encoding triose-phosphate isomerase, encoding MRVPFIAANWKMYKTVHDAVVYIKEFRSLVKDIADAEIVIAPPFTAIHAAAEAARNANIGIAAQDMHWEREGAFTGQIGAAMIKEAGAEYVIIGHSERRRLFHETDATVNRKTIAALAAGLTPIVCIGETLEERERNETMAVLDRQMKDGLDAVTGEQVASLVVAYEPVWAIGTGRNATPAQANEAHAHIRSRLRQWFGGPAADQCHVIYGGSVKPDNARDLVALPDVDGALVGGASLEVRSFFEIVARSRQATV